The Coregonus clupeaformis isolate EN_2021a chromosome 20, ASM2061545v1, whole genome shotgun sequence genome contains a region encoding:
- the gtpbp3 gene encoding tRNA modification GTPase GTPBP3, mitochondrial isoform X3 — protein sequence MLPCTSWGLWRSAILTLKTLSRAAPSVRGLCVPTRAVCDAETIFALSSGHGRCGVAVVRVSGPASSMVLRNMAGLTLPPPRTAQLRRITDPQSKELLDRGLVLWFQGPHSFTGEDSAEFHIHGGPAVITAVLQALVDSSVRQLETEIETHLKDERRGERLRSGVQVVIAGATNAGKSSLLNTLCQRPAAIVSPIAGTTRDIVETSLDIGGFPVLLSDTAGLRDSSDSVEREGVRRARQRVEQADLTLVVVDSTQLPPDPQLAPAFLQEHLSTMLPSPEAGTEAASNRVLLVLNKSDLVPEEQRERTEGELRESPGLPPACFLSCYTSTGLEDFLTVLQSRVKTLCGDPLSGAPSLTQARHRAHLQQGVQALNQYHHYRDQDLALAAEGVRLALTHLGRITGRVGAEEILDIIFRDFCIGK from the exons ATGTTGCCATGCACTTCTTGGGGATTGTGGAGAAGCGCTATTCTCACCCTCAAGACATTAAG CAGAGCAGCTCCatcagtgaggggcctgtgtgtCCCTACCAGAGCGGTATGCGATGCTGAGACTATCTTCGCCCTGTCGTCGGGCCACGGCAGGTGTGGTGTGGCGGTGGTCCGTGTCAGTGGTCCTGCCTCCTCCATGGTCCTGAGGAATATGGCAGGTCTGACCCTACCCCCTCCTCGTACTGCCCAGCTACGGAGGATCACTGACCCCCAGTCCAAAGAGCTGCTGGACCGAGGACTGGTCCTCTGGTTCCAAG GTCCCCACAGCTTCACAGGGGAAGACAGTGCGGAGTTCCATATTCACGGAGGTCCTGCAGTCATCACAGCTGTCCTACAAGCCCTAG TGGACAGTTCAGTGCGCCAGCTGGAGACCGAGATAGAGACACACCTaaaggacgagaggagaggagagcggctACGGAGTGGAGTACAGGTGGTCATAGCAGGAGCTACCAATGCTGGGAAGAGCAGTCTGCTCAACACACTCT GCCAGCGTCCAGCAGCCATCGTGTCCCCCATCGCGGGGACCACCAGGGACATTGTGGAGACCTCTCTGGACATTGGGGGCTTCCCTGTCCTCCTGAGTGACACCGCAGGGCTCAGAGACTCCTCAGACagcgtggagagagagggggtccgCAGAGCCCGCCAGAG GGTGGAGCAGGCTGATCTGACCCTAGTAGTGGTGGACTCCACCCAGCTACCCCCAGACCCTCAGCTAGCACCAGCCTTCCTCCAGGAGCACCTCAGCACCATGCTTCCCAGCCCTGAGGCGGGCACGGAGGCTGCCTCAAACAGGGTCCTGCTGGTGCTCAACAAGAGTGACCTGGTACCTGAGGAGCAGAGGGAAAGGACAGagggagagctgagagagagcccgGGTCTCCCTCCTGCATGTTTTCTGTCCTGCTACACCAGTACAGGGCTGGAGGATTTCCTCACTGTGCTGCAGAGCAGGGTCAAGACTCT GTGTGGTGACCCTCTGAGCGGAGCTCCCAGTCTGACCCAGGCCCGTCACAGAGCCCAcctccagcagggtgtccaggCCCTGAACCAGTACCACCACTACAGAGACCAGGACCTGGCCCTGGCCGCAGAGGGGGTCCGCcttgccctcacccacctgggaCGCATTACAGGACGGGTCGGAGCCGAGGAGATCCTGGACATCATATTCAGAGACTTCTGCATAGGGAAATAA
- the gtpbp3 gene encoding tRNA modification GTPase GTPBP3, mitochondrial isoform X2: MLPCTSWGLWRSAILTLKTLRAAPSVRGLCVPTRAVCDAETIFALSSGHGRCGVAVVRVSGPASSMVLRNMAGLTLPPPRTAQLRRITDPQSKELLDRGLVLWFQGPHSFTGEDSAEFHIHGGPAVITAVLQALGSLEGVRPAEAGEFTRRAFHAGKLGLTEVEGLGDLIHAETEAQRRQALRQMDGELGRVYQDWSYRLKRCLAHVEAFIDFSEDELIEDGVLNHVDSSVRQLETEIETHLKDERRGERLRSGVQVVIAGATNAGKSSLLNTLCQRPAAIVSPIAGTTRDIVETSLDIGGFPVLLSDTAGLRDSSDSVEREGVRRARQRVEQADLTLVVVDSTQLPPDPQLAPAFLQEHLSTMLPSPEAGTEAASNRVLLVLNKSDLVPEEQRERTEGELRESPGLPPACFLSCYTSTGLEDFLTVLQSRVKTLCGDPLSGAPSLTQARHRAHLQQGVQALNQYHHYRDQDLALAAEGVRLALTHLGRITGRVGAEEILDIIFRDFCIGK; the protein is encoded by the exons ATGTTGCCATGCACTTCTTGGGGATTGTGGAGAAGCGCTATTCTCACCCTCAAGACATTAAG AGCAGCTCCatcagtgaggggcctgtgtgtCCCTACCAGAGCGGTATGCGATGCTGAGACTATCTTCGCCCTGTCGTCGGGCCACGGCAGGTGTGGTGTGGCGGTGGTCCGTGTCAGTGGTCCTGCCTCCTCCATGGTCCTGAGGAATATGGCAGGTCTGACCCTACCCCCTCCTCGTACTGCCCAGCTACGGAGGATCACTGACCCCCAGTCCAAAGAGCTGCTGGACCGAGGACTGGTCCTCTGGTTCCAAG GTCCCCACAGCTTCACAGGGGAAGACAGTGCGGAGTTCCATATTCACGGAGGTCCTGCAGTCATCACAGCTGTCCTACAAGCCCTAG GAAGCCTGGAAGGTGTGAGGCCTGCGGAGGCAGGGGAGTTCACGCGGAGGGCCTTCCACGCGGGGAAACTGGGCTTGACGGAGGTGGAGGGCCTGGGTGACCTGATCCACGCTGAGACTGAGGCCCAGAGGAGGCAGGCCCTCAGGCAGATGGATGGAGAGCTGGGCCGCGTCTACCAGGACTGGAGCTACAGGCTTAAACGG TGTTTGGCTCACGTGGAAGCCTTCATAGACTTCAGTGAAGATGAGCTCATCGAGGACGGGGTGTTAAATCACG TGGACAGTTCAGTGCGCCAGCTGGAGACCGAGATAGAGACACACCTaaaggacgagaggagaggagagcggctACGGAGTGGAGTACAGGTGGTCATAGCAGGAGCTACCAATGCTGGGAAGAGCAGTCTGCTCAACACACTCT GCCAGCGTCCAGCAGCCATCGTGTCCCCCATCGCGGGGACCACCAGGGACATTGTGGAGACCTCTCTGGACATTGGGGGCTTCCCTGTCCTCCTGAGTGACACCGCAGGGCTCAGAGACTCCTCAGACagcgtggagagagagggggtccgCAGAGCCCGCCAGAG GGTGGAGCAGGCTGATCTGACCCTAGTAGTGGTGGACTCCACCCAGCTACCCCCAGACCCTCAGCTAGCACCAGCCTTCCTCCAGGAGCACCTCAGCACCATGCTTCCCAGCCCTGAGGCGGGCACGGAGGCTGCCTCAAACAGGGTCCTGCTGGTGCTCAACAAGAGTGACCTGGTACCTGAGGAGCAGAGGGAAAGGACAGagggagagctgagagagagcccgGGTCTCCCTCCTGCATGTTTTCTGTCCTGCTACACCAGTACAGGGCTGGAGGATTTCCTCACTGTGCTGCAGAGCAGGGTCAAGACTCT GTGTGGTGACCCTCTGAGCGGAGCTCCCAGTCTGACCCAGGCCCGTCACAGAGCCCAcctccagcagggtgtccaggCCCTGAACCAGTACCACCACTACAGAGACCAGGACCTGGCCCTGGCCGCAGAGGGGGTCCGCcttgccctcacccacctgggaCGCATTACAGGACGGGTCGGAGCCGAGGAGATCCTGGACATCATATTCAGAGACTTCTGCATAGGGAAATAA
- the gtpbp3 gene encoding tRNA modification GTPase GTPBP3, mitochondrial isoform X1: MLPCTSWGLWRSAILTLKTLSRAAPSVRGLCVPTRAVCDAETIFALSSGHGRCGVAVVRVSGPASSMVLRNMAGLTLPPPRTAQLRRITDPQSKELLDRGLVLWFQGPHSFTGEDSAEFHIHGGPAVITAVLQALGSLEGVRPAEAGEFTRRAFHAGKLGLTEVEGLGDLIHAETEAQRRQALRQMDGELGRVYQDWSYRLKRCLAHVEAFIDFSEDELIEDGVLNHVDSSVRQLETEIETHLKDERRGERLRSGVQVVIAGATNAGKSSLLNTLCQRPAAIVSPIAGTTRDIVETSLDIGGFPVLLSDTAGLRDSSDSVEREGVRRARQRVEQADLTLVVVDSTQLPPDPQLAPAFLQEHLSTMLPSPEAGTEAASNRVLLVLNKSDLVPEEQRERTEGELRESPGLPPACFLSCYTSTGLEDFLTVLQSRVKTLCGDPLSGAPSLTQARHRAHLQQGVQALNQYHHYRDQDLALAAEGVRLALTHLGRITGRVGAEEILDIIFRDFCIGK, from the exons ATGTTGCCATGCACTTCTTGGGGATTGTGGAGAAGCGCTATTCTCACCCTCAAGACATTAAG CAGAGCAGCTCCatcagtgaggggcctgtgtgtCCCTACCAGAGCGGTATGCGATGCTGAGACTATCTTCGCCCTGTCGTCGGGCCACGGCAGGTGTGGTGTGGCGGTGGTCCGTGTCAGTGGTCCTGCCTCCTCCATGGTCCTGAGGAATATGGCAGGTCTGACCCTACCCCCTCCTCGTACTGCCCAGCTACGGAGGATCACTGACCCCCAGTCCAAAGAGCTGCTGGACCGAGGACTGGTCCTCTGGTTCCAAG GTCCCCACAGCTTCACAGGGGAAGACAGTGCGGAGTTCCATATTCACGGAGGTCCTGCAGTCATCACAGCTGTCCTACAAGCCCTAG GAAGCCTGGAAGGTGTGAGGCCTGCGGAGGCAGGGGAGTTCACGCGGAGGGCCTTCCACGCGGGGAAACTGGGCTTGACGGAGGTGGAGGGCCTGGGTGACCTGATCCACGCTGAGACTGAGGCCCAGAGGAGGCAGGCCCTCAGGCAGATGGATGGAGAGCTGGGCCGCGTCTACCAGGACTGGAGCTACAGGCTTAAACGG TGTTTGGCTCACGTGGAAGCCTTCATAGACTTCAGTGAAGATGAGCTCATCGAGGACGGGGTGTTAAATCACG TGGACAGTTCAGTGCGCCAGCTGGAGACCGAGATAGAGACACACCTaaaggacgagaggagaggagagcggctACGGAGTGGAGTACAGGTGGTCATAGCAGGAGCTACCAATGCTGGGAAGAGCAGTCTGCTCAACACACTCT GCCAGCGTCCAGCAGCCATCGTGTCCCCCATCGCGGGGACCACCAGGGACATTGTGGAGACCTCTCTGGACATTGGGGGCTTCCCTGTCCTCCTGAGTGACACCGCAGGGCTCAGAGACTCCTCAGACagcgtggagagagagggggtccgCAGAGCCCGCCAGAG GGTGGAGCAGGCTGATCTGACCCTAGTAGTGGTGGACTCCACCCAGCTACCCCCAGACCCTCAGCTAGCACCAGCCTTCCTCCAGGAGCACCTCAGCACCATGCTTCCCAGCCCTGAGGCGGGCACGGAGGCTGCCTCAAACAGGGTCCTGCTGGTGCTCAACAAGAGTGACCTGGTACCTGAGGAGCAGAGGGAAAGGACAGagggagagctgagagagagcccgGGTCTCCCTCCTGCATGTTTTCTGTCCTGCTACACCAGTACAGGGCTGGAGGATTTCCTCACTGTGCTGCAGAGCAGGGTCAAGACTCT GTGTGGTGACCCTCTGAGCGGAGCTCCCAGTCTGACCCAGGCCCGTCACAGAGCCCAcctccagcagggtgtccaggCCCTGAACCAGTACCACCACTACAGAGACCAGGACCTGGCCCTGGCCGCAGAGGGGGTCCGCcttgccctcacccacctgggaCGCATTACAGGACGGGTCGGAGCCGAGGAGATCCTGGACATCATATTCAGAGACTTCTGCATAGGGAAATAA